The window TGTTCCAGAGCCTTCTCAATTATAAGCAATTTCCCATGGATAGGGCCATGTCCAATATCTTGAGGATAGTCCAGTCAATGCAAAAGGATTCGAATAGGGCGTTGCTTGAACTTGATAGAAACACGGCAAATGAAGTGATCCAAAGGGATACTGAAGTGGACCGATTCTATTTGCTTATTGTTAGGCAGTTGAAGAATGCTTTGAGAAATCCGGAAATTATCAAGGAGCTTGGTCTCTCAAATGCAGCAGAATGTCTGGGTTACCGAATAGTGGTGAAAAATATTGAACGAATAGCAGATCATTTAGAAAAAATTGCCGAAAATAGTCTTAAAATAACACAGATAAATCCAGAGATAATTGAAAAAATTCGTACTATATATGAGTGTAATGAAACAATGTTTGAAAATATTATCGAATGTCTTAACATCAAGGATATTAAATTAGTGAATATTAAATTAGTATAGGGATTTCTGAAATCGCACTTATTTTGCAATATTAGATTATGTGTTTTC is drawn from Methanosarcinales archaeon and contains these coding sequences:
- a CDS encoding phosphate uptake regulator PhoU; the encoded protein is MTKIEKRKVQLTGGSTYIVSLPVNWIRDLGIQQGDELFISRQQDRSLIIAPKIKLKDKLYSTTIKIGDKDKSADIFRLMVSYYLAGYDILILTFKKEYAAEDRKCIKESVRERLIALEVVEESSERVMFQSLLNYKQFPMDRAMSNILRIVQSMQKDSNRALLELDRNTANEVIQRDTEVDRFYLLIVRQLKNALRNPEIIKELGLSNAAECLGYRIVVKNIERIADHLEKIAENSLKITQINPEIIEKIRTIYECNETMFENIIECLNIKDIKLVNIKLV